One genomic window of Desmospora activa DSM 45169 includes the following:
- the gcvPB gene encoding aminomethyl-transferring glycine dehydrogenase subunit GcvPB, with translation MSEGKALIFEMSRPGRVAYSIPTSDVPAEDGKERIPAGMLREEPAELPEVSELDLIRHYTELSRRNHGIDNGFYPLGSCTMKYNPKINEDVARYPGFAHIHPYQPVETVQGALQLMFELQRDLAEITGMDRVTLQSAAGAQGEWTGLMMIKAYHHNRGDYQRTKVIVPDSAHGTNPASATVAGFEAVTVQSNEQGLVSVKDLKAVVGDDTAALMLTNPNTLGLFEQEIQEIAAIVHEAGGLLYYDGANANAILGHSRPGDMGFDVVHLNLHKTFTTPHGGGGPGSGPVGVKEILAPFLPAPLVTKTDEGYTFDYDIPQSIGRVKAFHGNFGMLVRAYTYIRTMGPDGLQRVSEDAVLNANYLMKRLEEHFDVPFPDRCKHEFVLSGNRQKQWGVRTLDMAKRLLDFGVHPPTIYFPLIVEECMMIEPTETESKETLDRFVEVMIQIAKEAEDNPEVIQEAPHHTVVKRLDEVTAARKPVLRWEKESD, from the coding sequence ATGAGTGAAGGCAAAGCGTTGATATTTGAAATGAGCCGACCAGGACGAGTGGCATACAGTATACCGACATCCGATGTTCCCGCTGAAGATGGGAAGGAACGCATTCCGGCTGGAATGCTGCGGGAGGAACCGGCGGAGCTTCCGGAAGTGTCGGAGTTGGATTTAATCCGCCACTATACGGAACTGTCCCGGCGAAACCATGGAATTGACAACGGCTTTTATCCCTTGGGTTCCTGTACCATGAAATACAACCCCAAAATCAATGAAGATGTGGCCCGTTATCCCGGTTTTGCCCACATCCATCCCTATCAGCCGGTAGAAACCGTACAGGGAGCCCTGCAATTGATGTTTGAGCTGCAGCGTGATCTGGCGGAGATTACCGGTATGGATCGCGTCACCCTCCAGTCTGCCGCTGGGGCCCAGGGCGAGTGGACCGGTTTGATGATGATCAAAGCTTATCATCACAACCGCGGCGATTATCAGCGGACCAAGGTGATCGTGCCTGATTCCGCCCATGGAACCAACCCCGCCAGCGCGACGGTAGCGGGATTTGAGGCGGTGACGGTTCAATCCAATGAACAGGGTCTAGTCAGTGTCAAAGATTTAAAAGCGGTTGTTGGGGATGATACTGCCGCTCTGATGCTGACCAACCCCAACACATTGGGCTTATTTGAACAAGAGATCCAGGAAATCGCCGCTATCGTCCATGAAGCCGGCGGTCTTCTCTACTATGACGGAGCAAATGCCAACGCTATTTTGGGCCATTCCCGTCCTGGAGATATGGGCTTTGACGTCGTTCACCTCAACTTGCATAAAACCTTTACCACGCCTCATGGCGGTGGCGGCCCCGGTTCCGGCCCGGTGGGGGTAAAGGAGATTTTGGCTCCGTTTTTGCCGGCACCGCTGGTAACCAAAACCGATGAGGGCTATACATTTGATTACGATATTCCCCAATCGATCGGTCGGGTGAAAGCTTTTCACGGCAACTTTGGGATGTTGGTGCGTGCTTATACCTATATTCGGACGATGGGCCCCGACGGCTTGCAACGTGTATCTGAGGATGCCGTCCTAAACGCCAATTATCTGATGAAGCGGTTAGAGGAACACTTTGACGTTCCCTTCCCGGATCGGTGCAAGCACGAATTTGTCTTATCAGGCAATCGTCAGAAACAATGGGGGGTCCGCACCCTGGATATGGCGAAACGGTTGCTGGATTTTGGCGTCCATCCGCCGACGATCTACTTTCCGCTCATCGTGGAGGAGTGCATGATGATTGAACCCACGGAAACGGAAAGTAAAGAGACATTGGATCGTTTTGTTGAGGTCATGATCCAAATCGCCAAAGAAGCGGAAGATAATCCGGAAGTGATCCAAGAAGCCCCCCATCATACGGTAGTAAAGCGACTAGATGAAGTAACCGCCGCCCGCAAACCGGTATTGCGGTGGGAAAAAGAATCGGATTGA
- a CDS encoding DUF4328 domain-containing protein: MNEYHSYKSAQGRAKWVQGLFVVFIVLSLFSSLSMLMDNVYLSNVISEEELMNDMGYMGVVVVSLLIGLFLMIVEIAIVVLFCMWVHRIHRNLPSLGAQNLEFTPGWAVGWYFIPFANLVQPFRAAKEAWKASDPEVEKEPNTTWKSRSVPGLITAWWVFYIIRNVLAGSAGSSSFQAETIDSIITSNYLYIVSDLANIVAAIIAIFFVRKLTQRQEERNRQMPQASPESKVWV; encoded by the coding sequence ATGAATGAGTATCATTCTTATAAGTCAGCACAAGGCCGTGCCAAATGGGTACAGGGATTGTTTGTGGTATTTATTGTTTTATCTTTATTCAGTAGTTTATCAATGCTGATGGATAATGTGTATTTATCCAATGTGATAAGTGAAGAAGAGCTGATGAATGATATGGGTTATATGGGAGTGGTGGTAGTTAGTTTACTCATCGGTTTATTTCTGATGATTGTAGAGATCGCCATTGTTGTTTTGTTTTGTATGTGGGTACATCGCATTCACCGCAATCTGCCGTCTTTGGGGGCGCAAAATCTTGAATTTACCCCGGGTTGGGCGGTAGGGTGGTATTTTATCCCCTTCGCCAATTTGGTTCAGCCTTTTCGGGCTGCTAAGGAAGCGTGGAAGGCGAGTGATCCCGAAGTGGAGAAGGAACCGAATACTACCTGGAAATCGCGATCAGTACCAGGGTTGATAACCGCGTGGTGGGTATTTTATATTATTAGAAATGTACTAGCCGGCTCTGCAGGTAGTTCATCCTTCCAAGCAGAAACGATCGATTCTATAATCACATCGAACTACCTATATATTGTTTCTGATCTAGCTAATATTGTTGCAGCTATAATTGCCATTTTCTTTGTGCGTAAACTAACCCAGCGTCAGGAAGAGCGTAATCGCCAAATGCCTCAAGCTTCTCCGGAGTCAAAAGTATGGGTATGA
- a CDS encoding DUF4870 domain-containing protein, which yields MEQWHAPVQQTETPQEQVITLSSDDRTWGMLAHLGAFAGMIFPLIGNILGPLIIWLVKKEESSFVNDQGKEALNFQITIAAIGIVLGIISGIFGFILTLIFPIAGLLVLILVSLIPIALGICAMVFMIIAAVKANKGEYYRYPFAIRLIK from the coding sequence GTGGAACAATGGCACGCCCCTGTGCAACAAACGGAAACTCCGCAGGAACAGGTGATAACCCTTAGCAGCGATGATCGGACATGGGGGATGCTTGCCCATTTGGGTGCATTTGCCGGCATGATTTTCCCCTTGATCGGAAACATTTTGGGCCCATTGATCATTTGGCTGGTGAAAAAAGAAGAGAGCTCATTTGTAAATGATCAAGGTAAGGAAGCGCTCAACTTTCAAATCACTATTGCAGCCATCGGTATTGTCCTAGGAATTATATCGGGTATTTTCGGTTTCATTCTGACCCTTATTTTTCCGATAGCGGGATTACTGGTATTGATATTGGTTTCTCTTATACCAATTGCATTGGGTATCTGTGCGATGGTCTTTATGATCATCGCTGCGGTTAAAGCAAACAAAGGTGAATACTATCGTTATCCTTTTGCCATCCGCTTAATCAAATAA
- a CDS encoding DUF4870 domain-containing protein — protein sequence MEQSQVPQDARTMGMLAHLLGIFSFIGPLIIWLIKKDEHPFVDDQGKEALNFQISLLIYYFISGLLCIILIGLLILPVVVIVHYVFAILAGVKANQGEYYRYPLTIRFIK from the coding sequence TTGGAACAGTCACAAGTTCCTCAGGATGCACGGACGATGGGCATGTTGGCTCATTTGCTCGGGATTTTTTCGTTTATCGGTCCTTTGATTATCTGGTTGATTAAAAAGGATGAGCATCCCTTTGTGGATGACCAAGGAAAAGAAGCGCTCAATTTTCAGATTTCCCTTCTCATCTATTACTTTATCTCCGGCCTTCTTTGCATCATTCTTATCGGTCTTCTTATCCTTCCAGTTGTTGTCATTGTCCATTACGTTTTTGCCATCCTGGCCGGGGTAAAAGCGAACCAGGGCGAATACTACCGCTACCCTCTTACCATTCGCTTTATCAAGTAA
- a CDS encoding carbonic anhydrase family protein produces the protein MPKEESESTAVLLNKKLNATVLLPKDTHTYRYKGSLTTPPCAEGVQMRKQSHKQRKTPNQWLRVFWRFFT, from the coding sequence ATGCCCAAGGAAGAAAGCGAATCAACTGCAGTGCTCCTTAATAAAAAATTAAATGCCACTGTATTGTTACCCAAAGATACCCACACATACCGTTATAAAGGCTCCCTTACTACTCCCCCCTGCGCAGAGGGTGTACAGATGAGAAAACAAAGCCATAAACAACGAAAGACCCCCAACCAATGGTTGAGGGTCTTCTGGAGATTCTTTACTTGA
- a CDS encoding ABC transporter ATP-binding protein, producing the protein MVRLYTNDLKIGYGERVIVKDLSVEIPDKKITTIIGANGCGKSTLLKALTRIIPYESGSIILDGRSISTEDTKALAKKMAILPQTPESASGLTVGELVSYGRYPYQKGFGRLTTADIEVIDWALEVTGTAAFKYHSVDALSGGQRQRVWIAMTLAQETEIIFLDEPTTYLDMAHQLEVLELLQQLNKEQGRTIVMVLHDINQAARFADRIIALKEGHIVKTGSCEEVIRRDVLKKVFQIDADIGRDPRTNKPLCLTYHLLQGEDTLAETTHADTPALVGVDS; encoded by the coding sequence ATGGTTCGCCTATATACTAACGACCTAAAAATCGGCTATGGTGAACGAGTGATTGTGAAGGATCTTTCGGTTGAAATCCCGGATAAAAAAATCACCACCATTATCGGGGCCAACGGTTGTGGAAAATCGACCCTCTTAAAAGCGCTCACACGAATTATTCCCTATGAATCGGGTTCCATCATCCTCGATGGCAGAAGCATCTCAACAGAGGATACAAAAGCGCTCGCCAAAAAGATGGCGATTCTTCCGCAAACCCCTGAAAGTGCGAGTGGGTTAACGGTCGGTGAACTGGTCTCTTACGGACGCTATCCTTATCAAAAGGGATTTGGCCGACTAACCACCGCTGATATCGAAGTGATTGACTGGGCGCTGGAGGTGACGGGTACAGCTGCTTTTAAATATCATTCAGTCGATGCACTATCCGGCGGTCAACGGCAACGGGTTTGGATTGCTATGACCCTTGCGCAGGAGACGGAAATTATCTTTCTGGATGAGCCGACGACTTATTTGGATATGGCTCATCAGTTGGAAGTGTTGGAGCTGTTGCAACAGCTAAATAAAGAACAAGGGCGTACCATCGTTATGGTTCTTCACGATATCAATCAAGCCGCGCGTTTTGCTGATCGGATTATCGCGTTAAAAGAGGGCCACATTGTCAAGACGGGTAGCTGTGAGGAAGTAATCCGCCGTGACGTCCTGAAAAAGGTTTTTCAAATTGATGCCGATATTGGGCGCGATCCCCGTACCAATAAACCTTTGTGTCTTACCTATCACTTATTACAAGGAGAGGATACGCTTGCAGAAACGACTCATGCTGATACCCCTGCTCTTGTCGGTGTTGATTCTTAG
- a CDS encoding iron-hydroxamate ABC transporter substrate-binding protein translates to MLIPLLLSVLILSACAGQAAENGSDEETITYQSENGPVEVPVDPQRVVVLSSFAGNVMALDVNLVGVDSWSKMNPRFQDRLQDVEEVSDENIEKIIELKPDLIIGLSNIKNVDKLSKIAPTVTFTYGKVDYLTQHLEIGKLLNKEKEAQEWIDDFQKRAQAAGDEIKEEIGEDATVSVIESFEKQLYVFGDDWGRGGEILYQEMKLKMPKKVQEMTKKESYEAISPEVLQEYAGDYVIFSKNQDADHSFQKTNTYQNIAAVKKDQVYEVNAKEFYFNDPLTLEYQLEFFQKSFLKK, encoded by the coding sequence ATGCTGATACCCCTGCTCTTGTCGGTGTTGATTCTTAGCGCTTGTGCCGGCCAAGCGGCGGAAAATGGTAGCGATGAGGAAACCATCACCTATCAATCGGAAAACGGACCGGTTGAAGTGCCTGTCGACCCGCAACGGGTGGTGGTGCTCTCTTCTTTTGCCGGTAATGTAATGGCGTTGGATGTCAACCTTGTTGGTGTCGATTCCTGGTCAAAAATGAATCCTCGCTTCCAAGATCGATTACAGGATGTTGAAGAAGTTTCCGATGAAAACATCGAGAAAATTATTGAACTAAAACCGGATCTCATTATCGGGTTATCCAATATTAAAAACGTGGATAAATTAAGTAAGATTGCACCTACGGTTACCTTTACCTATGGAAAAGTGGATTATCTTACCCAGCATCTAGAGATCGGTAAGCTCCTCAATAAAGAAAAGGAAGCACAGGAGTGGATCGATGATTTCCAAAAGCGCGCCCAAGCCGCCGGTGACGAGATTAAAGAAGAGATCGGTGAAGATGCGACGGTTTCGGTGATTGAAAGCTTTGAAAAGCAATTATACGTTTTTGGTGATGACTGGGGACGGGGCGGGGAGATCTTATACCAAGAAATGAAGTTAAAGATGCCGAAAAAAGTGCAGGAAATGACGAAAAAAGAAAGCTATGAAGCAATATCACCGGAAGTTCTGCAGGAGTATGCTGGTGACTATGTCATCTTTAGCAAAAATCAAGACGCCGATCATTCTTTTCAAAAGACAAATACCTATCAAAACATTGCAGCGGTAAAAAAGGATCAGGTTTATGAGGTTAACGCAAAAGAATTTTACTTTAATGATCCCCTTACTCTGGAATATCAACTCGAATTCTTTCAAAAGTCGTTTCTTAAAAAATAA
- a CDS encoding FecCD family ABC transporter permease → MSQPRSIPFVYKLILMFVLFIASFIAAMVFGAADTEINEIWLALTSDVTTDTTTMIREIRLPREVAAIFVGAALAVSGAIMQGLTRNPLADPGLLGLTSGANAALAISLVLIPSANDFVIMIACLIGAAVGTLMALGISAMQKGGFSPFRLVLAGAAVSAFLHAIAEGVGIYFKISKDVSMWTAGGLIGTSWDQVQVIVPFIMIGIAISLLLARQLTILSLNQDLAVGLGQRTTRVKGILFIVIILLAGAAVALVGNMVFIGLMIPHIVRAVVGTDYRLILPMSALLGASFMLLADTLGRTIHAPFETPVAAIVAMIGFPFFLLIVHKGGRAFS, encoded by the coding sequence ATGAGTCAACCACGCTCGATTCCATTTGTTTATAAGCTGATTCTGATGTTTGTTTTGTTTATTGCTTCCTTTATCGCAGCGATGGTTTTTGGAGCAGCCGATACGGAGATCAACGAGATTTGGCTGGCGCTTACCTCGGATGTGACAACCGATACTACGACGATGATTCGCGAAATTCGCTTGCCGCGTGAAGTGGCGGCCATTTTTGTTGGGGCCGCCCTTGCTGTCTCCGGAGCGATTATGCAAGGGTTAACCCGAAACCCCCTTGCAGATCCGGGTTTACTCGGTTTAACCTCTGGTGCCAATGCCGCTCTCGCCATTTCGCTTGTCCTAATTCCTTCCGCTAATGATTTTGTCATTATGATCGCCTGTTTGATCGGTGCAGCCGTTGGAACCTTGATGGCTCTTGGGATCAGTGCGATGCAAAAGGGAGGCTTCTCTCCATTTCGTCTGGTTTTAGCCGGGGCGGCGGTGTCCGCCTTTCTGCATGCGATCGCTGAAGGAGTCGGTATCTATTTTAAGATTTCCAAAGATGTATCCATGTGGACGGCTGGCGGTCTGATCGGAACGTCATGGGATCAAGTCCAGGTGATCGTCCCCTTTATCATGATCGGGATTGCGATTTCACTGCTGTTGGCACGGCAGCTGACGATTCTCAGCTTAAACCAGGATCTGGCTGTTGGATTGGGACAACGGACAACCCGGGTAAAAGGAATTCTTTTTATCGTCATCATTTTGTTGGCGGGGGCTGCGGTCGCCCTTGTCGGTAATATGGTATTTATCGGGTTGATGATTCCTCATATCGTCCGTGCCGTCGTCGGGACTGATTATCGCTTGATTTTACCGATGTCCGCCCTACTCGGCGCCTCCTTTATGCTGTTGGCGGATACACTGGGGCGTACCATCCATGCCCCTTTTGAAACACCGGTGGCCGCGATTGTCGCCATGATCGGATTTCCTTTCTTTCTATTGATTGTACATAAAGGAGGGAGAGCGTTCTCGTGA
- a CDS encoding FecCD family ABC transporter permease, which produces MIHPYLIKKQRLFLYGLFALIVITGIIGMGVGDSAPSLQRVLPTLFGNGTDMEEFVLFSIRLPRLVITLLAGMALAVSGSILQGITRNDLADPGIVGINAGAGVAIALFYLFFPIDTGSFVYMLPLVAFIGAFLSACLIYLFSYNRKFGLQPVRFVLVGVGLSMALSGAMIVLISASEREKVDFIAKWLAGNIWGTDWPFVWAILPWLLVLIPFCFYKANRLNLLNLSDAVAIGVGLSIKRERFTLLLSAVALAAAAVSVTGGISFIGLMAPHIAKALVGPRHQLYMPLALLIGGWLLLLADTIGRNLVDPAGIPAGIVTALIGAPYFLYLLMKK; this is translated from the coding sequence GTGATCCATCCTTATTTAATCAAAAAGCAGCGCTTGTTTTTATACGGGTTATTCGCACTTATCGTCATCACCGGCATCATTGGGATGGGAGTGGGTGATTCTGCTCCCTCTTTGCAGCGCGTGCTGCCCACGTTATTCGGGAATGGAACCGATATGGAGGAGTTTGTTCTGTTTTCGATTCGGTTGCCACGGCTCGTCATTACGCTGCTGGCGGGTATGGCGTTGGCAGTATCCGGTTCAATCTTGCAGGGAATTACGCGCAACGATCTCGCCGATCCGGGAATTGTGGGGATTAATGCGGGGGCAGGTGTGGCCATCGCTCTTTTCTATCTCTTTTTTCCGATCGATACCGGCTCCTTTGTCTATATGCTGCCGCTGGTTGCATTTATCGGTGCTTTTCTGAGCGCATGTCTGATCTATCTTTTTTCCTACAACCGCAAGTTCGGCCTGCAACCGGTCCGTTTCGTGCTGGTCGGGGTCGGCTTATCGATGGCCTTGTCGGGAGCGATGATCGTCCTCATCTCCGCTTCTGAACGAGAAAAAGTGGATTTTATCGCCAAATGGTTGGCAGGAAACATCTGGGGTACCGATTGGCCTTTTGTGTGGGCGATTCTTCCCTGGCTGCTGGTGCTGATCCCCTTTTGTTTCTATAAAGCGAATCGCCTCAATCTACTCAACCTTAGTGATGCCGTAGCGATCGGGGTTGGTCTATCCATCAAAAGAGAACGATTCACTCTGCTGTTGTCAGCAGTTGCTCTCGCTGCGGCTGCGGTTTCAGTAACCGGTGGTATTTCATTTATCGGCTTAATGGCTCCCCATATCGCCAAAGCGCTCGTCGGTCCAAGACATCAATTATATATGCCATTGGCGCTTCTCATCGGCGGCTGGTTACTGTTGTTGGCAGACACCATCGGACGCAACCTCGTCGATCCAGCCGGTATCCCCGCAGGCATCGTGACCGCTCTTATCGGTGCTCCCTATTTTCTGTATTTGTTGATGAAGAAATGA
- a CDS encoding sigma-54 interaction domain-containing protein: MSFPLPNSQHFSLHDYIQWLEGIIDAIHDGILVIDANGIVQHINQEYTVITGVSKQAIIGKPLQEIRPGAQLPLTLTDGKYRSGIYRKEGKKEYVVDMAPIIHRDRVIGAVSVCKSVSEVHALTKELSLSKKRVAQLEKAVGHLHRANYTFPDIVGAEGGLKKVIQQARKIATSALNVLITGESGTGKELFAQAIHQSSHRKNAPFVAVNCAAIPLHLLESELFGYEEGAFTHSKHGGKMGLFELAHTGTLFLDEIGDMTQDLQAKLLRVLQEGRIRRVGGLEEREIDVRVIAATNKDLQAMVEKKRFRDDLYYRLNVVHLSIPPLRQRKQDLAAIVSSLIRQRPRQAHFTIDPEAMVMLHQYDWPGNIRELKNTIDYALNIADGETITSADLPETLRRQVFANPAPSADRHLKTIVEQAEYQAIVTVLQETGYDGKGKKEAAKRLGISLATLYNKLSYYKMKGDF, from the coding sequence ATGTCTTTTCCCCTTCCCAACAGCCAGCATTTTTCCTTGCATGATTACATCCAGTGGTTGGAAGGGATTATTGACGCGATTCACGACGGCATTCTGGTTATTGATGCAAATGGCATCGTTCAACATATTAATCAGGAGTATACCGTTATCACGGGAGTGTCCAAACAGGCGATCATCGGCAAGCCTTTACAGGAGATAAGGCCGGGCGCACAGCTTCCCTTGACGTTAACGGACGGAAAATATCGAAGCGGCATTTATCGCAAAGAAGGAAAAAAGGAGTATGTCGTCGATATGGCACCCATTATTCATAGGGATCGAGTGATTGGAGCGGTCTCAGTTTGTAAAAGCGTATCGGAAGTGCATGCTTTGACCAAGGAGCTTTCCCTCAGTAAAAAAAGAGTGGCACAGCTGGAGAAAGCGGTTGGTCATCTGCATCGTGCCAACTATACCTTCCCGGATATCGTGGGTGCCGAGGGAGGGCTAAAGAAAGTGATCCAACAAGCCCGAAAGATCGCTACATCGGCGTTAAACGTCTTGATTACAGGGGAGAGCGGTACAGGCAAAGAGCTGTTTGCACAAGCGATTCATCAGAGCAGCCACCGCAAAAATGCGCCGTTTGTAGCGGTCAACTGTGCCGCGATCCCGCTTCATTTATTGGAAAGCGAACTGTTTGGCTATGAAGAGGGGGCGTTTACCCATTCTAAGCACGGTGGAAAAATGGGACTGTTTGAATTGGCCCACACCGGGACGCTCTTTTTAGATGAAATCGGGGATATGACGCAGGATCTGCAGGCAAAGCTGTTACGTGTGTTACAGGAAGGGCGAATCCGTCGCGTCGGTGGGTTGGAAGAGCGGGAAATCGATGTAAGAGTGATTGCCGCCACCAATAAAGATCTGCAAGCGATGGTGGAGAAAAAGCGCTTCCGCGATGATCTATATTACCGTTTAAATGTGGTGCACTTATCCATTCCACCCTTGCGCCAACGAAAACAAGACCTTGCGGCCATTGTCTCATCCCTGATTCGACAGCGACCGCGACAAGCACATTTTACGATCGATCCAGAAGCGATGGTGATGTTGCATCAGTATGATTGGCCGGGCAATATTCGGGAGCTAAAAAACACCATCGATTATGCGCTCAATATCGCCGATGGTGAAACCATTACCAGCGCAGATTTACCGGAAACGTTGAGGCGACAGGTATTTGCCAATCCCGCCCCCTCCGCTGATCGTCATTTGAAAACGATTGTGGAACAAGCGGAATATCAGGCGATCGTTACTGTATTACAGGAGACCGGATATGATGGGAAGGGTAAAAAAGAAGCCGCCAAAAGGCTGGGGATTTCATTGGCCACTTTGTATAACAAGCTATCCTATTACAAGATGAAGGGCGATTTCTAA
- a CDS encoding acyclic terpene utilization AtuA family protein, producing the protein MLRIGVGAGFSGDRIEPAQELLKLTQLDYLVLECLSERTIAIAQKMKRQNCDWGYDPLLEKRITALLPLLKQKKVRLITNMGAANPHGAAAKILAIAQALQIPCKVAAVSGDDVLEQVDPHDSILENGKRIVDYQPLISANAYLGVDALLPALKSDADIIVTGRVADPSLFLAPMVHHYGWALDDVDRLAQGAIVGHLLECAGQITGGYYAEPGRKAVPGMAHLGFPFALIEEDGTATITKPNETGGVVNLHTVKEQLLYEIGDPTEYITPDVIADLSKVELEEVKPNHVRVKGGRGTGRPEQLKVSLGYHAGYLGEGEISYAGSTAVERAQLAKAILLERLQAEYPRLQVDLIGCSALHRTQWGEQRPYEVRVRAAALCRERESAARIGQEVEALYTNGPFGGGGARKYESEMIGVVSTLIPRTKVNVDIQFKEWRP; encoded by the coding sequence ATGTTACGGATTGGAGTGGGTGCGGGGTTTTCCGGCGATCGGATTGAACCGGCACAGGAGTTGCTCAAGCTGACGCAATTGGACTATCTGGTATTGGAATGCTTGTCGGAGCGCACAATTGCCATCGCCCAAAAAATGAAGCGGCAAAATTGCGACTGGGGCTATGATCCCTTATTGGAAAAGCGGATCACCGCCTTGCTCCCGCTGTTAAAACAAAAAAAGGTTCGCTTGATCACCAATATGGGAGCGGCTAATCCCCATGGTGCGGCCGCCAAGATACTGGCGATTGCACAAGCGCTCCAAATTCCGTGCAAAGTGGCCGCTGTCAGTGGCGATGATGTGTTGGAACAGGTCGATCCACACGATTCCATCCTGGAAAACGGGAAGCGGATTGTCGATTATCAACCGCTGATTTCCGCCAACGCCTATCTAGGAGTGGATGCTTTGCTCCCAGCGTTAAAAAGCGATGCGGACATCATTGTGACTGGCCGAGTGGCGGATCCTTCACTCTTTTTGGCGCCGATGGTGCATCATTACGGCTGGGCGTTGGATGATGTGGATCGTTTGGCTCAGGGTGCGATTGTGGGCCATCTGTTGGAATGTGCCGGTCAAATTACCGGTGGGTATTATGCGGAACCGGGTAGAAAAGCGGTCCCTGGAATGGCTCATCTCGGTTTTCCCTTTGCTCTCATCGAGGAAGACGGAACGGCGACCATCACCAAGCCAAACGAGACAGGCGGAGTGGTCAACCTGCATACGGTGAAAGAACAGCTTTTATATGAGATTGGAGATCCGACGGAATATATCACCCCCGATGTGATTGCCGATCTATCCAAGGTAGAACTGGAAGAGGTCAAACCGAACCATGTCAGAGTAAAGGGTGGGAGAGGAACGGGAAGGCCGGAACAGTTGAAGGTGTCCCTCGGTTACCATGCCGGATATTTGGGAGAAGGGGAGATTTCTTATGCCGGTTCAACCGCGGTGGAGCGGGCTCAACTGGCAAAAGCGATCCTGCTGGAACGATTGCAAGCGGAATATCCTCGCTTACAAGTGGATTTAATCGGCTGTTCCGCCTTACATCGCACCCAATGGGGTGAGCAGCGACCCTATGAGGTGCGTGTGCGCGCGGCTGCTTTGTGTCGGGAGCGGGAGAGTGCCGCCCGCATCGGCCAGGAGGTGGAAGCTCTCTATACCAATGGTCCCTTTGGCGGTGGAGGGGCGCGAAAATATGAATCGGAAATGATTGGAGTCGTTTCTACGCTGATACCGCGAACCAAAGTGAATGTCGATATTCAATTCAAGGAGTGGCGGCCATGA
- a CDS encoding AtuA-related protein, producing the protein MRKVKLYEIAHSRAGDKGDSVNLSLIPYQEEDYEWLQREVTSERVKKHLCEIVNGQVVRYELPLIKAFNFVCTESLAGGVTTSLALDPHGKSLSSALLEMEIEAPAGRLE; encoded by the coding sequence ATGAGGAAGGTCAAATTATATGAAATTGCCCACAGTCGGGCCGGCGATAAAGGGGACAGCGTTAATTTGTCGCTCATTCCCTATCAGGAAGAAGATTATGAGTGGTTGCAGCGGGAAGTCACTTCGGAGCGGGTTAAAAAACATTTGTGTGAGATTGTCAACGGGCAAGTGGTTCGGTATGAGTTGCCTTTGATTAAAGCTTTTAACTTTGTCTGTACCGAGAGTTTGGCCGGTGGGGTAACGACTTCGTTGGCACTGGATCCCCATGGAAAAAGCTTAAGCAGTGCATTGTTGGAAATGGAGATTGAAGCTCCTGCTGGTCGGTTAGAGTAG